Proteins encoded in a region of the Aerosakkonema funiforme FACHB-1375 genome:
- a CDS encoding YdcF family protein yields the protein MVLRTSPSHRRYKLKKTSPSKPRSKRRFLVALTVPIVLWFGYKQVRSLEPPQAVLMLGGSTPALERERFTAKFASQHPNLHIWISSGGPGSYNNYVKKVFVKAGVDLNRLHLDEQAVDTVTNFTTLVDELKARGVNSVYLITSDYHMRRAQVVAEIVLGSRGIVFKPVPVPSGETPEPIEKSIRDGARAILWVATGNTGSSFSKLFSHH from the coding sequence ATGGTTTTAAGAACTTCTCCCAGTCACCGACGTTACAAACTGAAGAAGACCTCGCCTTCTAAACCGCGCTCAAAGCGTAGATTTTTGGTAGCGTTGACGGTTCCTATTGTGCTTTGGTTTGGCTACAAACAAGTTAGAAGCCTAGAGCCACCCCAGGCAGTTTTAATGTTAGGTGGTTCGACTCCCGCATTGGAGCGAGAAAGGTTTACAGCAAAGTTTGCCAGTCAACATCCAAATTTACATATTTGGATTTCTTCTGGTGGCCCAGGTAGCTACAATAATTACGTCAAAAAAGTTTTTGTCAAAGCCGGTGTTGACTTAAATCGCTTGCATTTGGACGAACAAGCTGTAGATACGGTTACTAATTTCACCACTTTAGTTGATGAGTTAAAAGCTCGTGGTGTCAACAGCGTCTACTTGATTACTTCCGATTACCATATGCGCCGCGCTCAAGTTGTGGCTGAGATTGTTTTGGGAAGTCGGGGAATAGTTTTCAAGCCAGTACCTGTGCCATCTGGTGAAACACCGGAACCGATCGAAAAAAGTATCCGCGATGGAGCGAGAGCAATTCTTTGGGTAGCAACTGGAAATACTGGTTCAAGTTTCAGCAAACTTTTTTCCCATCACTAA